The following proteins come from a genomic window of Rhodohalobacter sp. 614A:
- a CDS encoding FAD-binding and (Fe-S)-binding domain-containing protein, which translates to MASIETSSLIRRLYATDASIYEELPQGVAFPKTLEDICDLVKKSKKEGFTITARSAGTSLAGQTTGNGVIMDVSRHITAIHQIDSENHFAHVQPGVIRDTLNREAAKYKLQFGPDTATTNRCMLGGMIGNNSCGSFSIKHKTTREHILEIEAVLSDGSTTVFKPLSQKELDEKCKLDTLEGKIYREMLELLKTHKDSVFEHFPHPDIIRRNTGYALDRLCEMDPITPGGRPFNLAELLCGSEGTLAMTASAKVNLAPLPSQKTLIIPQFRSLHEAMLATVEAVKWAPSAVELVDDIILDATKGNIEQRKNRFFLENSPKCILIIQFEGEDADKLSQKNLELKARLEELGLGYAYPILTDNDKMQRVWDLRKAGLGLLMGLGSDSKSPTFVEDTAVRVEDLPEYVKEFQQILDRHNTSCVFYAHASVGELHLRPVLDISNPAGLQKMKDIAQEVADLVKKYRGSLSGEHGDGRTRAPYIETVLGSEMIPLLRQVKEIWDPEYRFNPGKIINPKPIDTDLRFPPTYQKPKVDTVFNWRQTDGFGSAIELCNGAGVCRKLAESGGTMCPSYHATRDEKDTTRGRANLFRQLFSGENPEGFEGEDLKEALSLCLSCKACKSECPANVDMAKMKTEFMNGWHEKKGASLAEKFFGRPEKLYPLASTFAKSTNFITNQAPVKKAFEKIVGIDSRRKLPEFASETFEKWFKKNGDDFRNEAGQQVVLLVDIFTNYHEPDIAKAALKVLTSLGFNVLVPGIWPTGRPQLSKGFLKEAKSICFENINRFAAFADQDIPMVGLEPSEVLTLRDEYLDLCDEADIKKAEEIAAKSFLFEEFIYTELASEEARNFGKNRKVYIHGHCHTKALVGNDPMVQMFKQFGFEPVELQTGCCGMAGSFGYEKEKYDVSMQVGEQTLFPALRDLPDDSLVCASGFSCRHQIADGVSRQAQHPAVLLANSL; encoded by the coding sequence ATGGCCAGCATTGAAACGAGTTCTCTAATCAGAAGGCTCTACGCCACCGATGCCTCCATCTACGAAGAGCTTCCACAAGGGGTGGCTTTTCCGAAAACACTTGAGGATATTTGTGATCTGGTTAAAAAATCGAAGAAAGAGGGATTTACGATCACAGCCCGAAGCGCCGGAACCAGTCTTGCGGGTCAGACAACCGGAAATGGTGTCATTATGGATGTTTCGCGGCACATAACCGCCATTCATCAAATCGATTCTGAAAACCATTTTGCACATGTTCAGCCCGGCGTCATTCGGGATACTCTCAATCGTGAAGCCGCAAAATATAAACTGCAGTTTGGGCCCGATACAGCCACTACAAATCGCTGTATGCTCGGAGGCATGATCGGAAACAATTCCTGTGGATCGTTTTCCATCAAACATAAAACTACCCGGGAACACATTCTTGAGATTGAAGCGGTTTTGAGTGATGGATCAACTACTGTTTTCAAGCCGCTTTCTCAAAAAGAATTGGATGAAAAATGCAAACTCGATACTCTTGAGGGAAAGATCTATCGGGAAATGCTGGAGCTTTTAAAAACGCATAAAGATTCTGTTTTTGAACATTTTCCCCACCCGGATATCATCCGGCGAAATACCGGTTATGCGTTAGATCGTCTTTGTGAAATGGATCCTATCACACCCGGCGGCCGGCCTTTTAATCTTGCAGAACTTCTCTGTGGAAGTGAAGGAACTTTGGCAATGACTGCATCGGCAAAAGTAAATCTCGCTCCGCTCCCGTCTCAAAAAACGTTGATTATTCCCCAGTTCCGATCCCTTCATGAGGCTATGCTTGCAACTGTTGAGGCTGTAAAATGGGCTCCGTCTGCGGTTGAACTTGTGGATGATATTATTCTCGATGCCACGAAAGGAAATATTGAACAGCGAAAAAATCGATTCTTTTTAGAAAATTCCCCAAAATGTATTTTGATCATCCAGTTTGAAGGCGAAGATGCTGATAAACTTTCGCAAAAAAACCTTGAACTGAAAGCCAGACTTGAAGAACTGGGCCTTGGTTATGCTTACCCGATATTAACGGATAATGACAAAATGCAACGGGTCTGGGATCTCAGAAAAGCCGGACTTGGTCTCTTGATGGGGCTCGGCAGTGATTCTAAATCCCCCACATTTGTTGAAGATACCGCCGTTCGGGTTGAAGACTTGCCGGAGTATGTAAAAGAGTTTCAACAAATTCTCGACAGGCACAACACATCCTGTGTGTTTTATGCACATGCTTCGGTTGGTGAATTGCACCTTCGTCCCGTTTTGGATATAAGTAATCCGGCCGGCCTCCAGAAAATGAAGGACATTGCCCAGGAGGTCGCGGATCTTGTAAAAAAATATCGGGGTTCTCTTTCCGGTGAGCATGGCGATGGCCGGACGCGCGCACCTTACATCGAAACTGTTTTGGGCAGTGAGATGATTCCCCTGCTTCGACAGGTGAAAGAAATTTGGGATCCCGAATATCGGTTCAATCCGGGTAAAATCATCAATCCAAAGCCGATTGATACAGATTTACGATTTCCTCCCACGTATCAAAAACCGAAAGTGGATACCGTTTTTAATTGGCGCCAAACCGACGGTTTTGGTTCAGCAATTGAATTATGCAATGGAGCTGGAGTCTGCCGGAAATTAGCTGAAAGCGGCGGAACAATGTGCCCGTCTTATCATGCCACGCGAGATGAAAAAGATACTACCCGCGGACGTGCCAATCTTTTCCGGCAACTTTTTTCGGGTGAAAATCCGGAAGGTTTTGAGGGAGAAGATTTGAAAGAAGCTTTAAGCCTTTGCCTCAGTTGTAAAGCTTGCAAAAGTGAGTGTCCTGCCAATGTGGATATGGCCAAAATGAAAACGGAATTCATGAATGGCTGGCATGAAAAAAAAGGGGCTTCATTGGCTGAAAAGTTCTTTGGACGGCCCGAAAAATTATATCCTCTGGCATCTACTTTTGCGAAGAGTACAAATTTCATCACCAATCAAGCCCCGGTTAAGAAAGCTTTTGAAAAGATTGTGGGAATTGATTCCCGGCGAAAACTTCCTGAATTCGCTTCTGAAACATTTGAGAAATGGTTCAAGAAAAACGGAGATGATTTTCGAAATGAAGCGGGTCAGCAGGTTGTACTCCTGGTTGATATATTTACGAACTACCATGAACCGGATATTGCCAAAGCTGCTTTAAAGGTTTTGACTTCTCTTGGGTTCAATGTGCTGGTGCCGGGAATTTGGCCAACCGGACGACCACAGCTGTCCAAGGGATTTTTGAAGGAAGCGAAATCAATCTGTTTTGAAAACATCAACCGTTTTGCGGCTTTTGCCGATCAGGATATTCCAATGGTTGGTTTGGAGCCCAGCGAAGTGCTGACTCTCCGGGATGAATATTTGGATTTGTGTGATGAAGCCGACATCAAAAAAGCGGAAGAAATTGCTGCCAAATCGTTTCTCTTTGAAGAGTTCATTTACACGGAACTCGCTTCGGAAGAAGCCAGGAATTTTGGCAAAAATCGCAAGGTGTATATCCACGGACATTGCCATACCAAAGCGCTTGTCGGTAACGACCCGATGGTTCAAATGTTCAAACAGTTTGGATTTGAACCTGTTGAATTACAAACCGGATGCTGTGGAATGGCCGGAAGTTTTGGGTATGAAAAAGAAAAATACGACGTTTCTATGCAAGTCGGCGAGCAGACCTTGTTTCCGGCTCTTCGTGATCTTCCCGATGATTCACTGGTTTGCGCTTCTGGATTTTCCTGCCGGCATCAAATTGCAGATGGAGTAAGCCGACAGGCACAGCACCCGGCCGTTCTTTTGGCGAATAGTTTATAG
- a CDS encoding Gfo/Idh/MocA family protein: MNNQISRKQFISSSLMAAAGLSIVPASVLGKKGVAPSDKISIGFIGTGRLSPTLANGMLALENVDIVAASDVYKAKGDAFQALVENHYKEKTGQNSWTGFQTYHNYEDMLMRDDIDAIVVATPDHWHAKASIDAANAGKHIYCEKPLTHTVVEGRKLVNAVEANDVILQTGSMQRSWESFRHACELVRNGYLGEIKKVVVSVTDPAIPYDLEEETKPEGLDWDRWIGPAPMNVFNSIVAPPVEDTGWPRWRDFKEYGGGTLCDWGAHMFDIAQWALGMDDTGPVELIAPKTPVPKRGLKMIYANGIEMEHYEFGRGHGVEFHGTEGTMQVSREFLQTNPANIASARMKSSDERLYHSDNHYANWIDGIREHKETICPPEVGHRSASICNIANIAYWVNRDLKWDPEAERFDDDEANSYLDKEYREGYEV; this comes from the coding sequence ATGAATAATCAAATTTCAAGAAAACAGTTTATTAGCTCTTCACTAATGGCTGCTGCAGGATTATCGATTGTCCCCGCTTCTGTTCTGGGAAAGAAAGGAGTTGCTCCAAGTGATAAAATTTCCATCGGGTTCATCGGAACAGGAAGGCTCAGCCCCACTCTTGCAAACGGGATGCTGGCTTTAGAAAATGTAGATATCGTTGCTGCTTCGGATGTATACAAAGCGAAGGGAGATGCTTTTCAAGCGCTGGTGGAAAATCATTATAAAGAAAAAACCGGTCAGAATTCCTGGACTGGATTTCAAACATACCACAATTATGAAGACATGCTGATGCGGGATGATATCGATGCGATTGTTGTAGCCACTCCCGATCACTGGCATGCCAAAGCATCGATTGATGCGGCCAACGCCGGCAAACATATTTACTGCGAAAAACCACTTACACATACCGTTGTGGAAGGAAGGAAACTGGTAAATGCTGTTGAGGCAAATGACGTCATTTTACAGACAGGAAGCATGCAGCGTTCGTGGGAATCTTTTCGCCATGCCTGTGAACTGGTTCGGAATGGATATTTGGGCGAGATCAAAAAAGTGGTTGTGAGTGTTACGGATCCTGCAATTCCTTATGATCTTGAAGAAGAAACAAAGCCTGAAGGCCTGGATTGGGATCGCTGGATTGGTCCGGCCCCGATGAATGTATTTAATTCTATCGTTGCTCCGCCTGTTGAAGATACAGGCTGGCCACGATGGAGAGACTTCAAAGAATATGGCGGAGGTACCTTGTGTGATTGGGGTGCACATATGTTTGATATTGCGCAATGGGCTTTGGGAATGGATGATACAGGTCCGGTTGAACTCATTGCTCCAAAAACACCGGTTCCAAAACGCGGTCTTAAAATGATCTATGCCAACGGAATTGAAATGGAACACTATGAATTTGGAAGGGGACATGGTGTTGAGTTTCATGGAACAGAAGGAACCATGCAGGTTTCCCGAGAGTTTCTCCAAACCAACCCGGCTAATATCGCATCAGCCAGGATGAAATCTTCAGACGAAAGATTGTATCACAGCGATAATCACTACGCAAACTGGATTGATGGAATTCGCGAGCATAAAGAAACGATTTGTCCGCCCGAGGTTGGGCATCGGTCTGCTTCAATTTGCAACATCGCGAATATTGCCTATTGGGTAAATCGTGACCTCAAATGGGATCCCGAAGCCGAACGCTTTGATGATGACGAGGCAAACAGCTACCTGGACAAAGAATACAGAGAAGGATACGAAGTTTAA
- the lhgO gene encoding L-2-hydroxyglutarate oxidase: protein MVYDFLVAGAGIVGLSTAYKLSKKFPDSSILVLEKEDRVAAHQTGHNSGVIHSGIYYQPGSYKAKNCIDGRHQIVDYCKENGIEHDICGKVIVASTEDDLPRLNGLYERGLQNEIENIRLIDNKELKEIEPYVAGVQAIYVPCAGIVDFTGVCQSLHHKLSEAGQSVQFKSPVRSVHQTNGCLTVQSTKENFKTRHFINCTGLHSDRVARSAGIKPNIKIVPFRGEYYELTTQAEHKVKGLIYPMPNPEFPFLGVHFTRMALGGVECGPNAVFAFKREGYKKTSFNLKDTLETFDFPGFWKLAGKHWQMGLDEMYRSFSKKGFLKNLRKLIPSIQAEDLKTSPSGVRAMALQPNGELLDDFYFETTEREIHVLNAPSPAATAGLSIGDEIVEKARASFSL, encoded by the coding sequence ATGGTTTATGATTTTTTGGTAGCCGGAGCCGGTATCGTAGGATTGTCGACAGCGTATAAACTTTCCAAGAAATTCCCGGACTCCTCCATCCTTGTTTTGGAAAAAGAGGACAGAGTCGCAGCACATCAAACGGGTCATAATTCGGGAGTTATTCATTCCGGGATTTACTATCAACCCGGGAGCTACAAGGCTAAAAATTGCATCGACGGACGCCACCAGATCGTTGATTACTGCAAGGAGAACGGGATTGAGCACGATATTTGTGGAAAAGTAATCGTTGCATCAACCGAAGATGACCTCCCCAGATTGAACGGTTTGTATGAGCGTGGCCTTCAAAATGAAATTGAAAACATTCGTTTAATCGACAATAAAGAGTTAAAAGAAATTGAGCCATATGTGGCCGGTGTTCAGGCTATATATGTTCCGTGTGCCGGTATTGTTGATTTTACAGGTGTCTGCCAGTCTCTTCATCATAAACTTTCCGAAGCCGGACAATCCGTTCAGTTTAAAAGTCCTGTACGAAGCGTGCATCAAACCAACGGATGCTTAACGGTTCAATCCACAAAAGAGAATTTTAAAACCAGGCATTTTATAAACTGCACGGGCCTGCACAGCGACCGCGTTGCGCGATCGGCCGGAATCAAACCCAATATTAAAATTGTACCATTTCGGGGTGAGTATTATGAGCTCACCACCCAAGCCGAACATAAAGTAAAAGGTTTGATTTACCCGATGCCAAACCCCGAGTTCCCATTTCTGGGTGTCCACTTTACGCGAATGGCTCTCGGCGGAGTAGAGTGCGGGCCGAATGCTGTTTTTGCTTTCAAGCGAGAAGGTTATAAAAAGACCTCCTTCAACCTCAAAGACACTCTCGAAACGTTTGATTTCCCCGGTTTCTGGAAGCTTGCCGGAAAGCATTGGCAAATGGGGCTCGACGAAATGTATCGATCGTTTTCGAAAAAAGGATTTCTAAAAAATCTCAGGAAATTAATTCCGTCCATCCAGGCAGAAGATCTGAAAACATCGCCTTCCGGGGTTCGTGCAATGGCTTTGCAGCCTAATGGCGAATTGCTCGATGACTTTTATTTTGAAACGACCGAACGTGAAATTCATGTACTGAATGCTCCGAGTCCGGCTGCCACTGCAGGGCTTTCCATTGGGGATGAAATTGTTGAGAAAGCCAGGGCTTCATTTTCACTTTAG
- a CDS encoding LVIVD repeat-containing protein — protein sequence MKRVWGSSFKKSSGRRYFLLFTFFLAIGASFNSCEDVRVQTIRWIEYEPVYMSETEFINSVALEVAHDLQRPGKIYFYNGYLFVNEVNEGIHIIDNRDPSAPLNIGFINIPANKDIAVKGNRLYADSQKDLLVFDISNLQQPELLKRMEGIFNNSAEIPPGFTTQSIDPSKGILVDWKPVIREEVCETDCGSHPARPWRCVDCEVFLLDSFNRSADASFGANSGGTGGSMARFTITGDHLYTVDHSTLSTFDISGSAVLVDKISVGWAIETIFPHKDNLFIGSASAMYIFDITNPLSPQQLSIYPHTTACDPVVVEGDFAFVTLRDGDRCPRGVNRLEVIDVKDLTNPKKTAFYDMISPHGLGIDGDVLFVSEGEHGLKIMDAKKPKDIKLLRHIKDLKTYDVIPLNGVLMVTGDDGIVQYDYSDIDDLRRLSTIPVVANDTE from the coding sequence ATGAAAAGAGTATGGGGCAGTTCGTTTAAAAAATCATCAGGACGACGTTATTTTTTACTTTTCACCTTTTTTCTTGCCATTGGGGCGTCATTCAATTCATGTGAAGATGTTCGCGTTCAAACCATTCGGTGGATTGAATATGAACCTGTATACATGAGTGAAACGGAGTTTATCAATTCTGTGGCACTTGAAGTAGCCCACGATCTCCAGCGCCCGGGAAAAATTTACTTTTACAACGGATACCTTTTTGTGAATGAAGTAAATGAGGGAATCCACATTATTGACAACCGCGATCCATCTGCTCCTCTCAATATCGGTTTCATCAATATTCCTGCCAATAAAGATATTGCCGTGAAAGGTAATCGCCTGTACGCCGATTCGCAGAAAGACCTGTTGGTTTTTGACATCAGTAATCTCCAACAACCAGAACTCCTTAAAAGAATGGAGGGAATTTTTAATAACTCAGCCGAAATTCCGCCCGGATTTACAACCCAGTCAATTGATCCTTCAAAAGGAATTCTCGTGGACTGGAAACCGGTGATAAGAGAAGAAGTTTGCGAAACGGATTGCGGATCTCACCCGGCACGTCCCTGGCGATGTGTGGATTGTGAAGTATTTTTGTTAGACAGTTTCAACCGTAGTGCAGATGCTTCATTCGGTGCCAATTCTGGCGGAACAGGCGGTTCAATGGCCCGGTTTACGATTACCGGCGATCATCTTTATACGGTGGACCACTCCACTCTCTCAACCTTCGATATCTCCGGCTCCGCTGTACTTGTAGATAAAATTAGTGTTGGATGGGCCATTGAAACTATTTTTCCGCATAAAGACAATCTGTTTATCGGGTCGGCATCTGCCATGTACATTTTCGACATCACAAATCCCCTCTCGCCACAACAGCTTTCCATATATCCGCATACAACCGCCTGCGATCCTGTAGTTGTTGAAGGAGATTTTGCATTTGTAACCTTGCGAGACGGAGATCGCTGTCCACGCGGGGTCAACCGTCTGGAGGTCATTGATGTGAAAGATCTGACCAATCCTAAGAAAACAGCTTTTTATGACATGATCAGCCCGCATGGCTTGGGAATTGACGGCGATGTTTTGTTTGTAAGTGAAGGCGAACATGGCCTGAAAATCATGGATGCCAAAAAACCGAAAGACATTAAACTGCTGCGGCATATCAAAGATTTAAAAACCTATGATGTGATACCGCTCAATGGTGTTTTAATGGTTACCGGCGATGACGGAATTGTGCAATATGATTACAGTGATATTGATGACCTGCGACGCCTCAGTACCATACCGGTGGTAGCAAATGATACGGAATAG
- a CDS encoding AAA family ATPase, with amino-acid sequence MAKILHKIIDEQIKSWELESSFKNKIIAPQGKQFPVITISREFGARGAALAALMGEKIGFKVWDRDILQAIADKLGSNQKYLKSLDESRRVLIEDVVVGFMKNVNTNVNYLRTLNRLIRTIEYHGNAIIVGRGANYICKNPHSFHLRIVSPVERRAADYASREGISKEDALAIIRKTDEERAEFVRYHFKSDVSNASNYDLLINSATFSLQDMMSIVIEAYEQKSGFQLEIIN; translated from the coding sequence ATGGCCAAGATTCTGCATAAAATCATTGATGAACAGATTAAGTCGTGGGAACTGGAAAGTTCGTTTAAGAATAAAATCATTGCTCCACAGGGCAAACAATTTCCGGTGATTACCATTTCGAGGGAATTCGGTGCAAGAGGTGCGGCGCTGGCAGCCCTGATGGGAGAGAAAATTGGCTTTAAGGTATGGGACAGAGACATACTTCAAGCCATTGCTGATAAACTTGGAAGCAATCAAAAATACCTGAAATCGCTGGATGAAAGCCGAAGGGTATTGATTGAAGATGTGGTTGTTGGATTCATGAAGAATGTGAATACCAACGTCAATTATCTTCGGACGCTGAATAGGTTGATCCGAACAATCGAGTATCACGGAAACGCCATTATTGTGGGGAGGGGTGCCAATTATATCTGCAAGAATCCACATTCTTTCCATTTGAGGATTGTTTCTCCCGTTGAACGAAGAGCGGCTGATTATGCAAGCAGGGAAGGCATCAGTAAAGAAGACGCGCTTGCAATTATTCGTAAAACCGATGAAGAAAGAGCGGAATTTGTTCGGTACCATTTCAAAAGTGATGTATCGAACGCATCCAACTACGACCTACTTATAAACTCCGCTACATTCAGCCTGCAGGATATGATGTCGATTGTGATTGAAGCTTATGAACAAAAAAGCGGCTTTCAACTCGAAATCATTAACTGA
- a CDS encoding porin family protein → MNIQTKLSKKPGLSISIVCMLIIILGMISSPETVAAQSETEDVIYLTNGSILRGEILEINNKTVKIETAGRNVFVVQMNEVDEITKEEIPVIRYYKMSGYINTSGIELISGDDDLTPLFYTMNGYQFNPRFAAGIGVGYIPYRDPLDLIPVYLQLNLNLIKANSAPFLFLKTGYNFSIASKNIHLIESHSGGWMINPGMGIQFNTSSGFRWQINISYNVNNASFKEEEFNDTNIETELTYRRVAFGIGFSF, encoded by the coding sequence ATGAATATCCAAACGAAACTTTCGAAAAAGCCGGGATTATCTATTTCTATAGTTTGTATGCTAATCATTATTCTGGGGATGATTTCGTCTCCGGAAACCGTTGCTGCCCAATCAGAAACGGAAGATGTAATTTATTTGACAAATGGTAGTATTCTGCGAGGAGAAATTCTTGAAATCAATAACAAGACGGTTAAAATTGAAACGGCTGGGCGCAATGTGTTTGTCGTGCAAATGAATGAAGTGGATGAGATTACCAAAGAAGAAATACCTGTAATCAGATACTATAAAATGTCGGGTTATATCAATACATCCGGGATTGAATTGATCTCAGGTGATGACGACCTTACTCCCTTGTTCTATACTATGAACGGATACCAGTTCAACCCTCGCTTTGCTGCAGGAATTGGTGTTGGATACATCCCCTATCGCGATCCGCTGGATTTGATACCAGTTTATCTTCAGTTAAATTTAAACCTGATTAAGGCCAACAGTGCTCCGTTTCTCTTTCTGAAAACGGGCTATAATTTCAGTATTGCAAGCAAAAACATTCATCTCATTGAAAGTCACAGTGGTGGCTGGATGATCAATCCCGGCATGGGAATTCAGTTTAATACCAGCAGTGGTTTTCGATGGCAGATCAATATCAGCTATAATGTGAACAACGCTTCATTTAAAGAAGAAGAGTTCAATGACACAAATATTGAGACGGAGCTTACGTACCGGCGTGTGGCTTTTGGAATCGGCTTCTCATTTTAA